From the Leishmania donovani BPK282A1 complete genome, chromosome 30 genome, one window contains:
- a CDS encoding KU80 protein, putative — protein MSKGAAVLVLDITLPRAAALAEACDLCDRILADKMIYAPSDEVAVILAGTEKSRSALYERSEQARYNHITVAADLGPATTLTLAPIAATRAGVAVLPDGATVRRSIAEAYDFIDALQVAVAVLQVRTSQKRYNRCIYFLTDARHEVRHKEDLLSLIGALQRDQVALVVIGFDFQALPAPTDSQGKFNEFTAGEASAWAALDRKAQNEIILAALCTELGSPSTLVSPAEALASLSLPRCRRIRQQPVLKVALRIGDVRLATQLFTLTQEERLPSLRRSTQEGVDVVQTIEYVAVGGVEEQPCALAKEERVEAFFLGADRISCSEADRETMRVKGPRALEAIGFVGEAEVEPYLLMGGTRALLPLAGDHAGQRGFNALVDAMASSRKAMLVRLVRTADAAPSLCVCFARTAGSSAEQRHLVLAPLPFAEDVRALRFSEYPELQFSAAEEQLMDELIDGLSVDDSVLAPHDTFNPVLQQYYATLRSKLSAMNVSAEKGNAKATSSEAAVPQLLPTLRGTSTDFFAEGSAVYEAVSAHRAALASCANAFPYEDEVDALLPGSRDAGWKGKPWYQDVATTSSLIDPQAVSPPSASQGSGGAPSTIAAAIARGVRCGGEADEASAGSHATSDANSISTAPHDTISGGLSFAITSVDPVGSFSMIVHHPAVTEAQLNKAKDDLSDVIWELLRSSIKDAIYRKCMACIMALRQFCVKQDDAAYYNDFLLKLEVVARQCGRDTDFWAPYVVERKDSANVWPITAQECKSAALPDDTAAKAFLQKDRFDPAIAFDDTTDDDDWLAEIQ, from the coding sequence ATGTCCAAGggtgccgctgtgctggtgctggacATCACTCTCccccgcgctgcggcgctggcggaggcgtgtGACCTGTGCGACAGAATCCTCGCGGACAAGATGATATACGCGCCATCGGACGAGGTGGCTGTCATTCTTGCCGGCACTGAGAAGTCTCGCAGCGCTCTGTACGAACGGTCTGAGCAGGCGCGCTACAACCACATCACTGTGGCTGCCGATCTCGGACCGGCAACGACGCTGACCCTCGCACCCATTGCTGCTACTCGCGCCGGTGTTGCTGTGCTGCCTGACGGCGCGACTGTGCGGCGATCTATCGCGGAGGCGTACGACTTCATCGACGCCCTtcaggtggcggtggcggtgctgcaagTGCGCACGAGCCAAAAGCGGTACAATCGCTGCATTTACTTCCTCACCGACGCCCGCCACGAGGTGCGGCACAAGGAGGATCTGCTTTCCCTCATCGGTGCCTTGCAGCGCGACCAGGTGGCGTTGGTGGTGATCGGGTTTGATTTTCAGGCACTGCCAGCACCCACGGATTCACAGGGGAAGTTCAACGAATTCACCGCAGGTGAAGCTAGTGCGTGGGCTGCGCTCGATAGGAAGGCACAAAACGAGATAATACTCGCGGCGCTGTGCACCGAGCTGGGGTCGCCGAGCACACTCGTCAGCCCCgcagaggcgctggcgaGTCTCTCGTTGCCGCGCTGTCGAAGGATCCGCCAGCAGCCCGTGCTCAAGGTTGCGCTTCGCATTGGTGACGTGCGGCTTGCCACGCAGCTGTTCACTCTCACGCAGGAAGAGCGGCTGccctcgctgcggcggagcacCCAGGAAGGCGTAGACGTGGTGCAGACCATCGAGtacgtcgccgtcggcggcgtggaAGAGCAGCCGTGTGCCttggcgaaggaggagcgggTGGAGGCGTTCTTCTTGGGCGCCGACCGCATCTCATGCAGCGAGGCCGATCGAGAAACGATGAGAGTAAAGGGCCCGCGCGCGCTGGAAGCGATCGGGTTCGTTGGAGAGGCCGAGGTGGAGCCGTACCTGTTGATgggcggcacacgcgcgctgctgccactggcGGGCGACCATGCCGGACAGCGCGGCTTCAACGCCTTGGTGGACGCGATGGCATCCAGTCGTAAGGCGATGCTGGTGCGGCTCGTGCGCACGGCAGATGCTGCTCCGTCGCTATGCGTATGCTTTGCGCGGACGGCGGGGTCGTCtgcggagcagcgccactTGGTGCTGGCTCCTCTCCCGTTCGCCGAGGACGTGCGAGCCCTTCGCTTCTCCGAGTACCCGGAGCTGCAGTTTAGTGCGGCCGAGGAGCAGTTGATGGACGAGCTGATCGACGGCCTCTCTGTGGATGACTCGGTGCTGGCGCCTCACGACACCTTCAACCCGGTCCTGCAACAGTACTACGCCACTCTGCGATCCAAGCTGTCCGCCATGAATGTCTCGGCGGAGAAGGGCAACGCGAAGGCGACCTCGTCCGAAGCAGCGGTACCACAACTGCTGCCCACGTTGAGGGGTACCTCCACCGACTTCTTCGCAGAGGGCAGCGCGGTGTATGAGGCGGTATCGGCGCACCGGGCCGCTCTTGCGTCTTGCGCAAACGCGTTCCCGTACGAAGATGAAGTGGACGCGCTCTTGCCAGGAAGCAGAGACGCGGGTTGGAAGGGAAAGCCATGGTACCAAGACGTGGCGACGACGTCATCACTGATAGACCCTCAGGCCGTATCGCCGCCTTCAGCATCCCAGGGATCTGGTGGAGCCCCGTCCACAATCGCCGCTGCCATTGCTAGAGGCGTGAGGTGCGGCGGGGAGGCGGACGAAGCGTCTGCCGGCAGCCATGCCACGTCGGATGCGAACAGCATCTCCACCGCTCCACACGACACCATCAGCGGCGGTCTCTCCTTCGCGATCACGTCCGTTGACCCAGTGGGTAGTTTCTCCATGATTGTGCACCACCCTGCAGTGACGGAGGCACAACTGAACAAGGCGAAGGACGACCTCAGCGATGTCATCTGGGAGctcctgcgcagcagcataAAGGACGCCATCTACCGCAAGTGTATGGCCTGCATTATGGCCCTCCGCCAGTTCTGCGTGAAGCAGGACGACGCCGCCTACTACAACGATTTCCTGCTCAAATTGGAGGTGGTTGCACGGCAGTGCGGCCGCGACACCGATTTCTGGGCCCCATACGTGGTGGAGCGGAAGGACAGCGCCAACGTGTGGCCTATCACAGCACAGGAGTGCAAGTCTGCAGCCCTGCCCGACGATACCGCCGCGAAGGCTTTCCTGCAGAAGGACCGCTTCGACCCCGCCATCGCCTTCGACGACACGACTGACGATGATGACTGGCTGGCAGAGATTCAGTAG
- a CDS encoding endosomal integral membrane protein, putative gives MGRREVPTRLPAAPATLRAALCVVVVVLCWASSITYGFSFSFMHDLGLAYSQGETVHVLAKSVTSRSKIVPLRWSSVFPCAASLSQSTLPPSRRSIGQVLMGETLEDSGIRLKVLTDMKCVLICSARFNTAEREQYEKRILGRYRAHLVLDGLPALEAPSVDGEHRRIRTGFPLGNFSRAVATGIIEAYNHLHLIVSYYPITSADSLTVRIVQFEVQPRSVYHTGELGGDGTCTFPAVLKPQITPMESIRFSYSVEWVVSTTPWKTRWDNYVDDNSHESKARWHSIVNVLSLVLLQSVLLWYILVRSVRRDILSYNEEDLLGDREDSGWKLVHGDVFRPPRGAVFLSVLVGNGMQIMCMVIASLLFAVAGMLSHDSRGTLASLLVMLFVLFSSVNGLVTASLIKLLRRRSWQAIFLTSIALPGFLFVVYLTLNFIHLGSHAASTLPFTSLLYLLALWLCVSVPLCFGGAVAGFSSNISIPAKINAIPRTIPPQPWYMKGVFSYVALGIVPLAASYVELQSIFSSVWLGVAYRMLSFLLAAFVLVLVIVAQVSIFSTYNQLSLLNYHWWWRSFFVSASYGAWLMLYCVLYYWFISVVKGFLGMILFFGYMGLACVTVALMFGAVGFLASLVFVRILFASVKAD, from the coding sequence ATGGGACGTCGTGAAGTGCCTACTCGCTTGCCAGCCGCGCCGGCCACGCTgcgggcggcgctgtgcgtggTGGTCGTTGTGCTTTGCTGGGCTTCGTCCATCACCTACGGCTTCAGCTTTTCCTTTATGCACGACCTCGGCTTAGCTTACTCGCAGGGGGAGACCGTTCACGTTCTGGCGAAGTCCGTCACATCTCGCTCGAAAATCGTACCGCTTCGTTGGAGCAGCGTTTTTCCGTGCGCGGCGTCACTGAGCCAAAGCACACTGCCGCCATCGCGTCGCAGTATTGGTCAGGTGCTGATGGGTGAAACGCTGGAGGACTCTGGCATTCGGCTGAAGGTGCTGACGGACATGAAGTGTGTTCTCATCTGCTCAGCGCGTTTCAACACGGCCGAGAGGGAACAGTACGAGAAGCGCATCTTGGGCCGCTACCGGGCACACTTGGTGTTGGATGGACTcccggcgctggaggcgccGTCGGTAGATGGCGAGCACCGTCGCATCCGCACCGGCTTCCCGCTTGGCAACTTCTCTAGGGCCGTGGCAACGGGGATTATAGAGGCGTACAACCACCTTCACTTAATTGTCTCCTACTACCCAATCACCTCGGCAGATTCGCTAACGGTGCGGATTGTGCAGTTCGAGGTGCAGCCCCGCAGCGTGTATCACACCGGCGAGCTCGGTGGGGACGGCACCTGCACCTTTCCCGCCGTGCTCAAGCCGCAGATCACGCCCATGGAGAGCATTCGCTTCAGCTACTCCGTTGAGTGGGTGGtgtcgacgacgccgtggAAGACGCGCTGGGACAACTACGTCGACGACAATTCGCACGAGTCGAAGGCGCGCTGGCACTCCATCGTGAACGTCTTATCattggtgctgctgcagtcggTGCTCCTGTGGTACATCCTCGTGCGGTCTGTGCGGCGCGACATCTTATCCTACAACGAGGAAGACTTGCTGGGCGATCGCGAGGACAGCGGATGGAAGCTTGTGCATGGGGATGTGTtccggccgccgcgcggtgctgtctttctctccgtGCTTGTCGGCAATGGCATGCAGATCATGTGCATGGTGATTGCCTCGCTGCTCTTTGCCGTGGCTGGCATGCTCTCGCACGACTCGCGCGGTACGCTGGCATCGCTGCTTGTGATGCTGTTTGTGCTCTTCTCCAGCGTCAATGGGCTCGTGACGGCGAGTCTCATTAAGCTcttgcggcggcgctcgtggCAGGCAATCTTTCTGACGTCCATCGCGCTGCCGGGGTTTCTTTTCGTGGTTTACCTCACGCTCAACTTTATACACCTCGGCTCCCACGCGGCGAGCACGCTGCCCTTCACATCTCTCCTCTAcctgctggcgctgtggctgtgcgtCTCGGTGCCGCTTtgcttcggcggcgccgtcgccggcttCAGCTCCAACATTTCGATCCCGGCAAAGATCAACGCCATCCCGCGCACGAtcccgccgcagccgtggtACATGAAAGGCGTTTTCTCCTACGTGGCTCTCGGCATCGTGCCACTGGCGGCGTCCTATGTGGAGTTGCAGTCCATCTTCAGCAGTGTGTGGCTCGGCGTCGCGTACCGCATGCTCTCCTTCCTACTTGCAGCCTTTGTGCTGGTGTTGGTCATTGTGGCGCAGGTATCTATCTTCTCCACCTATAACCAGCTGAGCCTCCTCAACTACcactggtggtggcgctcctTCTTCGTGTCGGCGTCGTACGGAGCGTGGCTGATGCTGTACTGCGTCTTGTACTACTGGTTCATCTCCGTTGTGAAGGGCTTTCTCGGGATGATCCTGTTCTTTGGGTACATGGGGCTGGCTTgcgtgacggtggcgctTATGTTTGGCGCCGTCGGCTTCCTGGCGTCCCTGGTGTTCGTCCGTATCTTGTTTGCGAGTGTCAAGGCCGATTAG
- a CDS encoding kinesin, putative, with protein MSRTQTSSKSAPKTIAVYCRVRPPVPNEKGHTFQNISYDDRDARAITVNRKSGAKSFEKKYLFNRVFRPNVTQKDVYENFARNAVDAAFDGQHGVLFVYGQTGSGKTFTISNDDPNNEGVLQQSMREIWNKIASDTANDYSCSVSYVQLYNEILTDLLDDKKSKVRIQMGSEGRGDVVMVSDSTGLAVEREVKDYKSTMAYFKAGLARKEMASTSMNNTSSRSHTIFTLNIVKAKKVGAVTVGAETEGPTVALEGRLVLCDLAGSERVSKTHAEGKTLDEATHINRSLLTLGKVVTALTDNAQHAPFRESKLTRILQYSLMGNGNTSIIVNISPSDENTEESLSAILFGQRASQIKQDAKRHEVLDYKALYLQLMADLDNKNDKTLEEALEEERGVYEERISALDEEMKLLSDENAMLRNENKQLRQYVPADRLKLIDETPSSGVPGANGEVASGGWAKANQDLRELVKQRDDKLKVISDERVRLALVVAEEKRKCFQLAQKMRSFAMRYKMEREQSTQRQEELCAELAALKGTDYLSAVGNFDATASPGSPGSPHYPREGEEFNDAESAQAQIRALRAERTELMVYQAKAANAIRMLVKERDAAQRKVA; from the coding sequence ATgtcacgcacgcagacaagCAGCAAGTCGGCGCCGAAGACCATCGCGGTTTACTGCCGCGTGCGGCCGCCTGTGCCGAATGAGAAAGGGCACACCTTCCAAAACATCAGCTACGATGACAGAGACGCCCGCGCCATCACCGTGAACCGCAAGTCCGGCGCGAAATCATTCGAAAAGAAGTACCTATTCAACCGCGTCTTCAGGCCAAATGTGACGCAGAAGGATGTGTACGAGAACTTTGCCAGGAATGCCGTCGACGCTGCCTTCGATGGCCAGCACGGCGTCCTCTTCGTGTACGGCCAGACCGGCTCTGGCAAGACATTTACGATAAGCAACGATGATCCGAATAACGAgggtgtgctgcagcagtccATGAGGGAGATTTGGAACAAGATCGCCAGCGACACGGCCAATGACTATTCGTGCAGCGTCAGCTACGTGCAGCTCTACAACGAAATCCTCACCGACTTGCTGGATGATAAGAAGAGTAAGGTCCGCATCCAGATGGGCTCGGAGGGCCGTGGCGACGTCGTGATGGTGTCCGACAGCACCGGACTGGCAGTTGAGCGGGAGGTAAAGGACTACAAGAGCACCATGGCCTACTTCAAAGCGGGCCTAGCGCGGAAGGAGATGGCGAGCACGTCCATGAACAACACAAGCTCGCGCTCCCACACTATCTTCACACTTAACATCGTCAAGGCGAAGAAGGTCGGCGCCGTGACCGTCGGCGCTGAAACGGAGGGTCCGACGGTTGCACTGGAGGGCCGCCTGGTGCTGTGCGATCTTGCCGGTAGCGAGCGTGTGAGCAAGACACATGCGGAGGGCAAGACGCTCGACGAAGCCACGCACATTAACCGCAGTCTCCTAACCCTTGGTAAGGTGGTGACTGCGCTAACCGATAACGCCCAGCACGCACCCTTCCGTGAGTCGAAGCTGACCCGCATTCTCCAGTACTCGCTGATGGGTAACGGCAACACCTCCATCATCGTCAACATCAGCCCCTCCGATGAAAACACGGAGGAGAGCTTGAGCGCCATCTTGTTTGGACAGCGCGCCAGCCAAATCAAGCAGGATGCGAAGAGACACGAGGTGCTGGATTACAAGGCGCTGTACCTGCAGCTCATGGCAGACCTGGACAACAAAAACGACAAGACGCTGGAGGAAGCACTGGAAGAGGAGCGTGGCGTCTACGAGGAACGCATTTCCGCCCTCGACGAGGAGATGAAGTTGCTCAGCGATGAGAACGCGATGTTGCGCAACGAGAacaagcagctgcgccagtaCGTGCCGGCTGATCGACTGAAGCTGATTGATGAGACACCATCCAGTGGAGTGCCTGGTGCCAATGGTGAAGTTGCCAGCGGAGGTTGGGCCAAGGCCAACCAGGATTTGCGGGAGTTAGTGAAGCAACGCGATGACAAGCTGAAAGTCATCAGTGATGAGCGGGTGCGCCTCGCGCTTGTGGTGgccgaggagaagcgcaagTGCTTCCAGCTCGCACAGAAGATGCGCTCATTCGCCATGCGCTACAAGATGGAGCGCGAGCagtcgacgcagcgccaggAGGAGCTGTGCGCCGAGCTGGCGGCCCTTAAGGGCACCGATTACCTCAGCGCCGTCGGCAACTTCGACGCCACGGCGAGCCCAGGCAGCCCAGGCAGCCCGCACTATCCTCGTGAAGGCGAAGAATTCAACGACGCTGAAAGCGCTCAGGCGCAGATCCGCGCGTTGCGGGCGGAGCGTACGGAGCTCATGGTGTACCAGGCAAAGGCGGCCAATGCGATTCGCATGCTCGTGAAGGAACgtgacgctgcgcagcgcaagGTAGCGTAA